A region of Deltaproteobacteria bacterium DNA encodes the following proteins:
- a CDS encoding M23 family metallopeptidase yields MKGIKMPNNFYTFLIIPKKKSSTKKFTISSKLLKGIVYCIIIISLSFMYTYYDYIKIKRDKSELDRFKRLTKEQNLQIEGLVEKVNNFAMKMEELNQLDKNVRVMAHLEDNRYKGQMLGIGGSISEETRIKSSVDTDQKMVIAKIQQNIDQMTKDATDQKNSFHELLKFLKERKSIIAATPSIWPVQGWVTSEFGYRTSPLGGAKEFHKGIDIATRVGLQIVAPADGMVTEIAYDRDVGHMIRIDHGHGVTTWYGHLLKSAIQQGSMVKRGDLIGYVGNSGRSTGSHLHYTVLLNGVPVNPRKYLN; encoded by the coding sequence ATGAAAGGAATAAAGATGCCCAATAATTTTTATACCTTCCTGATAATCCCCAAGAAAAAAAGTTCCACCAAGAAATTTACGATTTCGAGTAAACTTTTAAAAGGCATTGTATATTGCATTATAATTATCAGCCTGTCTTTTATGTATACATATTATGACTATATTAAAATAAAGAGGGATAAGAGTGAACTGGATCGCTTTAAAAGACTAACGAAAGAACAAAATTTACAGATAGAGGGTTTAGTTGAAAAGGTAAATAATTTTGCCATGAAGATGGAGGAACTCAATCAGCTCGATAAAAATGTTAGGGTGATGGCGCATCTTGAAGATAATCGCTATAAAGGACAGATGCTTGGTATTGGTGGATCGATAAGTGAAGAAACAAGAATAAAATCAAGCGTCGATACCGATCAAAAGATGGTCATTGCGAAAATTCAACAGAATATCGATCAAATGACGAAAGACGCAACCGACCAGAAGAACAGTTTTCATGAGTTGCTTAAGTTTCTGAAAGAACGGAAATCCATAATTGCTGCTACACCATCAATTTGGCCTGTTCAGGGCTGGGTTACGTCGGAGTTTGGATACAGAACATCACCACTGGGAGGAGCAAAGGAATTTCATAAAGGAATTGATATTGCAACGCGAGTGGGTCTACAGATAGTGGCCCCTGCTGATGGTATGGTTACCGAGATAGCTTATGATCGAGATGTGGGACATATGATTAGGATAGATCATGGACACGGGGTGACCACCTGGTATGGTCATCTCCTGAAAAGTGCAATTCAACAGGGAAGTATGGTAAAGAGGGGAGATCTGATCGGTTATGTTGGAAATTCCGGTAGGAGTACAGGTTCGCATCTCCACTACACCGTATTACTGAACGGTGTTCCTGTTAATCCGCGTAAGTATTTGAATTAG
- the pyrH gene encoding UMP kinase: MDQSVYKRVLLKLSGEVLMGKGSYGIDSDAVSIIAGEIKDVVELGVQLGVVVGGGNIFRGFEANLKGMDRTSADYMGMLATVINSLALQSALEKLDVVTRVQTAIEMKAVAEPFIQRRAVRHLEKGRVVIFAGGTGNPYFTTDTAASLRAVEIKADIIVKATKVDGVYDKDPVKYGDAKMFEKITYNDVLMRHLKVMDATAISLCRENNLPIVVFNLQKAGNIKRVICGLSVGTIVRG; encoded by the coding sequence ATGGATCAATCTGTTTACAAAAGAGTTCTTTTAAAATTGAGTGGTGAAGTCCTTATGGGGAAGGGCTCTTATGGGATAGATTCTGATGCGGTTTCAATCATTGCCGGAGAAATTAAGGACGTTGTTGAACTCGGTGTACAGTTGGGTGTGGTAGTTGGCGGTGGAAATATATTTCGTGGATTTGAGGCCAATTTGAAGGGGATGGATCGAACATCTGCAGATTATATGGGTATGCTCGCCACAGTAATAAACAGCCTTGCTCTTCAGAGCGCCCTTGAAAAATTGGATGTTGTAACGAGAGTTCAAACCGCCATTGAAATGAAAGCGGTTGCAGAGCCTTTTATCCAGAGGAGGGCTGTACGTCACCTGGAAAAAGGAAGGGTTGTCATATTTGCAGGCGGTACAGGTAACCCTTACTTTACTACGGATACGGCTGCTTCGTTAAGGGCCGTAGAGATAAAAGCTGATATTATCGTGAAAGCAACCAAAGTCGATGGGGTTTATGACAAAGATCCGGTTAAATATGGCGATGCAAAGATGTTCGAAAAGATCACTTATAACGATGTGCTGATGAGACATCTTAAAGTTATGGATGCGACTGCTATTTCTCTGTGTAGAGAGAATAATCTTCCCATTGTCGTCTTTAATTTGCAGAAGGCCGGGAATATCAAGCGTGTAATATGCGGGCTATCTGTAGGAACAATTGTTAGAGGTTAG
- the secA gene encoding preprotein translocase subunit SecA produces the protein MFFSLLEKIIGSQNDRELKRLSLILDEVNDLEPSMMALSDGELKAKTLYFKERLQNGAELGDILVEAFAVAREAARRTVFMRPFDVQIIGGLILHEGKITEMKTGEGKTLAATLPLYLNALTGEGCHLVTVNDYLAQRDAQWMGPIYNFLGLSVGVIVHGMDDDERRKAYHADITYGTNNEFGFDYLRDNMKFTLEDYVQREFNYAIVDEVDSILIDEARTPLIISGPSEESTDKYYKINQIIPVLRKEKDYTIDEKSRTVVLTEEGVARVEKNLKVQNLFEPRNIELLHHVNQALKAHTLFRRDVDYLVKEGQVIIVDEFTGRVMPGRRYSDGLHQALEAKEKVKIERENQTLASITFQNYFRMYKKLAGMTGTADTEAAEFKKIYNLDVIVAPTNMPMIRTDNPDVIYKTEAEKFNAVIEEIKILHKEKRPVLVGTISIEKSELLSRYLSKTGIKHHVLNAKQHDKEAEIVAQAGQPGMVTISTNMAGRGTDIKLGEGVAELGGLHILGTERHESRRIDNQLRGRSGRQGDMGSSRFYLALEDDLLRIFGAERISSVMDRIGMEENQPIEHKLISKAIENAQKRVEAHNFDIRKHLLEFDDVMNRQRQVIYEQRKRVLKGEDPWADIEDMIEEIVEGIVPDFIDEKSHPEEWNLKGLDDMVFKQFSLRLNFSESGRNIDGDAIVEEIISGVKSMLRNKEQEYGKPIMDYLIKVIMLQSIDNHWKDHLLNMDHLKEGIGLRGYGQKDPVREYQKEGYEMFMDMTHRIKEDTIEKLCIVRIQREEEIEEMREQERQDYILSRGEDTAAPTTVKSDAKKVGRNDPCPCGSGKKFKKCCG, from the coding sequence ATGTTTTTTTCACTACTGGAAAAGATAATAGGCAGTCAAAATGATCGCGAATTAAAACGACTGTCTTTGATCCTTGATGAAGTAAATGATCTTGAGCCGTCCATGATGGCACTGAGTGATGGGGAACTCAAAGCAAAGACGCTGTATTTTAAAGAAAGACTTCAAAATGGTGCAGAGCTTGGCGACATACTGGTTGAGGCATTTGCAGTCGCCAGAGAAGCAGCAAGACGCACCGTATTTATGAGACCGTTTGATGTTCAGATTATCGGAGGTCTCATCCTCCATGAGGGGAAAATTACCGAAATGAAAACGGGAGAGGGGAAAACCCTGGCAGCAACCCTCCCGCTCTATCTCAATGCGCTGACAGGCGAGGGTTGCCATTTGGTAACGGTAAATGATTATTTGGCACAGAGGGATGCCCAGTGGATGGGGCCAATCTATAACTTCCTGGGACTTTCAGTCGGCGTTATTGTTCATGGCATGGATGATGACGAAAGAAGGAAAGCGTATCATGCCGATATTACCTATGGCACCAATAATGAATTTGGGTTCGATTACCTCCGTGATAACATGAAATTCACCCTTGAAGATTATGTTCAACGGGAGTTCAATTATGCAATTGTTGATGAGGTGGACAGCATCCTCATCGATGAGGCAAGAACACCCCTTATAATATCCGGCCCATCGGAGGAGTCTACCGATAAGTACTACAAAATCAATCAGATCATACCCGTATTGAGAAAGGAAAAAGATTACACGATTGATGAAAAGAGCCGTACGGTAGTTCTTACGGAAGAAGGTGTAGCACGGGTAGAAAAAAATCTCAAAGTTCAGAACCTCTTTGAGCCCAGGAACATAGAGCTGCTCCATCACGTAAACCAGGCATTGAAGGCTCATACACTCTTCAGACGCGACGTTGATTACCTTGTAAAAGAGGGACAAGTGATCATCGTTGACGAATTCACGGGAAGGGTCATGCCGGGAAGGAGGTACAGTGACGGCTTGCATCAGGCCCTGGAAGCAAAAGAGAAAGTAAAAATAGAGAGAGAAAATCAGACGCTTGCGTCAATAACATTTCAGAATTACTTCAGGATGTATAAGAAACTGGCGGGAATGACAGGTACTGCCGATACCGAAGCCGCCGAATTCAAGAAAATATATAATCTCGATGTAATCGTTGCCCCAACAAATATGCCGATGATACGAACAGATAATCCCGATGTGATCTACAAAACAGAAGCAGAAAAATTTAATGCCGTTATTGAAGAGATTAAGATTCTGCACAAAGAAAAAAGGCCAGTCCTGGTCGGTACGATATCGATTGAAAAGTCTGAACTCTTAAGCAGGTATCTTTCGAAGACCGGGATCAAGCATCATGTCCTGAATGCAAAGCAACATGATAAAGAAGCAGAAATCGTTGCCCAGGCAGGACAGCCGGGCATGGTGACCATATCAACGAATATGGCAGGTCGAGGAACCGATATAAAGCTTGGTGAAGGTGTCGCTGAGCTCGGAGGTCTCCACATTCTCGGAACGGAAAGACATGAAAGCCGTCGCATTGATAACCAACTCAGGGGCAGGTCGGGACGCCAGGGAGATATGGGATCTTCACGGTTTTACCTTGCTCTTGAAGATGATCTCCTGAGGATATTTGGCGCCGAAAGGATTTCATCAGTAATGGACCGGATCGGCATGGAAGAAAATCAGCCGATTGAACATAAGCTTATTTCAAAGGCAATTGAGAATGCACAAAAAAGGGTGGAGGCTCATAATTTCGATATTCGCAAGCACCTGTTGGAATTCGACGATGTTATGAACAGGCAGAGGCAGGTAATTTACGAGCAGCGTAAGCGGGTACTGAAGGGTGAGGATCCATGGGCGGATATTGAAGACATGATTGAGGAGATCGTTGAGGGAATTGTTCCAGATTTTATTGACGAAAAGTCTCATCCCGAGGAATGGAACCTTAAGGGACTGGATGACATGGTTTTCAAACAATTTTCCCTACGATTAAATTTCAGCGAATCAGGGAGGAATATCGATGGGGACGCCATTGTGGAAGAAATTATTTCCGGGGTAAAAAGCATGCTCAGAAACAAAGAGCAGGAATACGGAAAACCAATTATGGATTATCTCATTAAGGTAATCATGCTGCAGTCCATTGATAATCACTGGAAGGATCATCTCCTGAACATGGATCACCTGAAGGAAGGCATTGGCCTCAGGGGATACGGACAAAAAGATCCCGTCAGGGAATACCAGAAAGAGGGTTATGAAATGTTCATGGACATGACCCACCGCATTAAAGAAGATACCATCGAAAAACTCTGTATTGTCAGGATCCAGAGGGAAGAAGAGATCGAAGAAATGCGAGAACAGGAACGTCAGGATTATATCCTGAGCCGGGGAGAAGATACAGCGGCGCCAACTACAGTGAAGAGTGATGCTAAGAAGGTTGGGAGAAATGACCCGTGTCCGTGCGGGAGCGGGAAGAAATTCAAGAAGTGCTGCGGATAG
- the tsf gene encoding translation elongation factor Ts, which translates to MSITSTMVKELRDKTGAGIMDCKEALNVSVGDFERAIDYLRKKGMSAATKRSSKAAKDGVVASYIHMGGRIGVLVEVNCETDFVAKTVDFQLVAKDLAMHVAAANPLYVKPEEIPPDIVSREKEIYKSQALAEKKPEKIWDKIIEGKLKKYYEDVCLLNQKFIKDTDITVETLINNMIAKTGENIVIRRFARFQLGEELKK; encoded by the coding sequence TTGAGCATTACGTCAACAATGGTTAAAGAACTGAGAGATAAAACAGGCGCCGGTATAATGGATTGCAAGGAAGCCCTCAATGTATCTGTTGGGGACTTTGAAAGGGCAATCGATTATTTAAGAAAAAAAGGTATGTCCGCAGCTACCAAGAGATCATCAAAGGCGGCAAAAGATGGCGTTGTTGCATCGTATATACATATGGGAGGAAGAATAGGTGTTTTAGTAGAGGTTAATTGCGAAACAGACTTTGTAGCTAAAACAGTTGATTTTCAACTTGTTGCGAAGGATCTGGCAATGCATGTAGCCGCAGCAAACCCTCTATATGTCAAGCCTGAAGAAATACCTCCCGATATTGTCAGCCGAGAGAAGGAAATTTATAAAAGCCAGGCCCTGGCGGAAAAGAAACCCGAAAAGATTTGGGATAAAATAATAGAAGGCAAACTTAAAAAGTACTATGAGGATGTGTGCCTTCTCAATCAAAAGTTCATTAAAGATACGGATATTACCGTTGAAACCCTGATCAATAATATGATCGCAAAAACAGGCGAAAATATTGTCATCAGAAGATTTGCGCGGTTTCAGCTCGGCGAAGAATTGAAGAAATAA
- the argJ gene encoding bifunctional glutamate N-acetyltransferase/amino-acid acetyltransferase ArgJ, whose protein sequence is MTENTDTYIVPGFLANGIHAGIKEAGMDDLALIYSIVPAKAAGVFTGNCFKAAPVLLDMEKIKAGVAQAILVNSGNANAATGQAGYQDAVSMSKSASNTLNIRDELVLVASTGIIGHRLPVKKIELGMTTLINGLHPNGIITAANAIMTTDKFPKMACRRRIIGSKKITVCGIAKGAGMIEPHMATMLAFAMTDADIDPYTLNTVFKQAVNGSFNAISVDGCMSTNDTAIILANGVAGNKQLKGGSRDISLFKEMIFNVLSELSQAMVRDGEGATKVIEIFVDEAKSRGDAKKVAYAVANSNLVKTAFFGCDPNWGRILGAAGSAGIHLPVDALKLYFDEIPVFAHGCGIDGHEDELSEIMSRADIKVHLKLGMGNKAYRVCTSDLSLEYIKINAHYRT, encoded by the coding sequence ATGACTGAGAATACAGATACATACATCGTTCCGGGATTTCTGGCCAACGGTATTCACGCCGGCATCAAGGAAGCTGGCATGGATGACCTTGCTCTTATTTATTCTATTGTGCCTGCAAAGGCGGCAGGGGTGTTTACGGGAAATTGCTTTAAAGCAGCACCGGTTCTACTCGATATGGAAAAGATAAAGGCCGGAGTAGCCCAGGCAATTCTGGTAAACAGCGGTAATGCGAATGCAGCAACCGGTCAGGCTGGATATCAGGATGCAGTGAGCATGTCCAAAAGCGCTTCCAATACACTGAATATTAGGGATGAACTTGTTTTAGTAGCATCTACAGGTATAATTGGTCACAGGCTTCCCGTAAAGAAAATTGAATTGGGTATGACCACGTTGATTAATGGTTTGCATCCGAACGGTATTATTACAGCGGCAAATGCGATCATGACAACAGATAAATTTCCCAAAATGGCTTGCCGGAGGAGAATTATTGGTTCAAAAAAAATCACGGTATGCGGTATTGCAAAGGGAGCAGGTATGATAGAACCCCATATGGCAACCATGCTTGCGTTTGCCATGACCGATGCAGATATTGATCCTTATACCCTGAATACAGTTTTTAAGCAGGCGGTAAACGGGAGCTTTAATGCAATATCCGTAGACGGATGCATGAGTACAAATGATACGGCAATAATTTTAGCCAATGGTGTTGCCGGAAATAAACAACTTAAGGGAGGTTCCAGGGATATATCTCTGTTTAAGGAAATGATTTTCAATGTCTTGTCCGAACTATCGCAGGCCATGGTCAGGGATGGTGAAGGGGCGACAAAGGTTATAGAAATCTTCGTTGATGAGGCAAAATCTAGAGGAGATGCAAAAAAAGTTGCCTATGCCGTCGCTAACTCAAATCTGGTTAAAACCGCCTTTTTCGGTTGTGATCCCAACTGGGGGAGAATCCTGGGGGCTGCCGGTTCAGCCGGTATTCATTTACCTGTTGATGCTCTTAAACTATACTTTGACGAAATTCCGGTGTTTGCTCATGGATGTGGGATTGATGGTCATGAAGATGAGCTTTCAGAAATCATGTCCAGGGCTGACATTAAGGTACATCTTAAACTTGGCATGGGGAATAAAGCATATAGAGTATGCACTTCTGATCTTTCCTTGGAATATATAAAAATTAATGCCCACTATCGTACATAA
- the frr gene encoding ribosome recycling factor, translating to MKDLIFEELKDNMEKAIRAFEKSLNKVRTGRASLSLFDGIKVEYYGVPTPLNQVATLSVPESRLIVISPWDSSIIGSIEKAIQKSDLGLMPTNDGKLIRISIPQLTEERRKELVKVVKRLAEECKINLRNVRRETNDQLKTLKKDNDISEDEFYAHQEEVQEITDKYIEKTDTIFVSKEKEIMEI from the coding sequence ATGAAGGATTTAATCTTTGAGGAATTGAAAGACAACATGGAAAAAGCGATCCGCGCTTTTGAAAAATCCTTGAATAAAGTAAGAACAGGGAGGGCATCACTGTCCCTTTTTGATGGTATTAAAGTGGAATATTACGGAGTTCCGACACCGCTAAACCAGGTTGCAACACTATCCGTACCGGAGAGCCGCCTGATTGTAATATCACCGTGGGATAGCAGTATTATAGGAAGTATTGAAAAAGCTATACAGAAATCTGATCTTGGTCTGATGCCGACAAATGACGGAAAATTAATTCGCATTTCTATTCCTCAACTGACTGAAGAGCGAAGAAAAGAACTTGTAAAGGTTGTAAAAAGGCTCGCAGAAGAATGTAAAATAAACCTGAGAAATGTGAGAAGGGAGACGAACGATCAGTTAAAGACTCTAAAAAAGGATAATGATATCTCCGAAGATGAATTTTATGCACACCAGGAGGAAGTTCAGGAGATAACCGATAAATACATAGAAAAAACCGACACTATCTTTGTTTCCAAAGAAAAAGAAATAATGGAAATATAA
- the fusA gene encoding elongation factor G: MAKYESNYLRNVAIVGHGATGKTSLCESFLFISGKTDRPGKVDDGTSCMDFEPEEQKRHISISAATNFFEWEKHKITILDTPGDSNFAYDTKNCLRIADGVIVVIDAVGGVEFQTEKVWEYADEYKLPRVAFINRMDRERADFVKTVESINSRLGKKATPIVLPIGKEETFKGVVDLINKKALIFDNLKGTYKSAEIPPDMLDTVEKYRENMVEDIAESDESLMEKYLEAGELSADELKIGLKKGVISGTLVPVVCGSATKNIGVASMIDLIITALPSPVDRGPVTGKKPGNDEAEIRNPEESAPFSALVFKTIADPYAGRLTLFRVFSGTVTSDSTFYNSTRKITERFGNIFFLEGKNQKPVESLVPGDIAAVAKLKETATGDTVCGEKVPIIFEMVVPPPTIMSFAVAPKSRGDEDKIVSSINRIIEEDPILTFHREEQTKEMILSGMGQIHIEVSIEKMKRKFGVEVTLKTPKVPYRETIKGKTNIQGKYKKQSGGRGQFGDCWLDIEPMPRGGGFEFVDKIVGGVIPQQYRPAVEKGIIEAMGEGVLAGYPVVDVKVLLVDGSYHTVDSSEMAFKIAGSMGFKKGVLECQPVLLEPIVNLDIEIPDEYMGDVIGDLNSRRGKVLGMESKGANRIVKGQVPLAEILRYAPDIRSMTSGRGTFTYEHSHYEEVPPFFAEKIIAESKKEQQ; this comes from the coding sequence ATGGCAAAATATGAATCTAATTACTTAAGAAATGTGGCAATTGTAGGGCACGGAGCAACAGGAAAGACGTCTCTATGTGAATCATTCCTATTCATCTCTGGTAAAACAGACAGGCCGGGGAAGGTTGATGACGGAACTTCCTGTATGGATTTTGAACCGGAAGAACAGAAACGGCATATTTCTATCAGTGCAGCTACAAATTTCTTCGAATGGGAAAAACATAAAATTACTATTCTTGACACGCCGGGGGATTCCAATTTTGCCTATGATACAAAGAATTGTCTCCGTATTGCCGATGGAGTCATTGTCGTCATAGATGCTGTTGGAGGTGTAGAATTTCAAACAGAGAAGGTCTGGGAATATGCGGACGAGTACAAACTGCCCCGAGTCGCCTTTATCAACAGAATGGACCGTGAGAGGGCTGATTTTGTAAAAACCGTCGAGAGTATCAATAGCCGTCTGGGTAAAAAGGCCACACCCATAGTCCTGCCGATCGGCAAAGAAGAAACCTTCAAGGGGGTAGTTGACCTTATAAACAAGAAGGCCCTGATCTTTGATAATCTCAAGGGTACCTATAAATCAGCAGAAATCCCGCCTGATATGTTGGACACTGTCGAAAAATACCGGGAGAATATGGTGGAAGATATCGCTGAATCCGACGAATCACTCATGGAAAAGTACCTGGAAGCAGGCGAACTGAGCGCTGATGAACTGAAAATTGGCCTGAAGAAGGGTGTAATATCCGGCACCCTCGTACCTGTTGTGTGCGGTTCGGCAACAAAGAATATTGGCGTCGCATCAATGATCGATTTGATTATCACTGCCCTTCCCTCCCCCGTGGATCGCGGCCCGGTTACCGGGAAAAAACCGGGTAATGACGAAGCGGAAATCAGGAATCCAGAAGAATCTGCTCCCTTTTCTGCACTCGTTTTCAAGACCATTGCAGACCCATACGCCGGACGGTTGACATTATTTCGTGTCTTTTCGGGAACAGTCACCTCTGATTCAACGTTTTACAATTCAACACGAAAAATCACAGAAAGGTTTGGAAATATCTTTTTTCTTGAGGGTAAAAACCAAAAACCGGTTGAATCGCTCGTTCCGGGAGATATTGCTGCAGTCGCGAAACTGAAGGAAACAGCCACCGGTGATACGGTATGCGGCGAGAAAGTCCCCATAATTTTTGAAATGGTAGTACCGCCACCGACCATTATGTCTTTTGCCGTGGCCCCAAAGAGCAGGGGAGATGAGGACAAGATCGTTTCCTCTATCAATCGTATAATCGAGGAAGATCCAATCCTTACATTTCACCGCGAAGAACAGACCAAGGAGATGATCCTGTCCGGAATGGGGCAGATTCATATCGAAGTCTCCATCGAAAAAATGAAAAGAAAATTCGGTGTTGAAGTTACGTTAAAAACGCCCAAGGTCCCTTATAGGGAGACAATCAAAGGGAAAACCAATATCCAGGGAAAGTACAAAAAGCAATCCGGAGGCCGTGGGCAGTTCGGAGATTGCTGGCTTGACATAGAACCCATGCCACGAGGCGGAGGATTCGAATTTGTAGATAAGATCGTCGGCGGTGTTATTCCGCAGCAGTATCGGCCCGCTGTCGAGAAAGGAATTATCGAAGCAATGGGTGAAGGTGTTCTCGCCGGGTATCCCGTTGTCGATGTTAAGGTTTTACTCGTAGACGGTTCCTACCACACAGTTGATTCATCAGAAATGGCCTTTAAGATAGCAGGCTCTATGGGATTCAAGAAGGGTGTTCTGGAGTGCCAGCCAGTTCTCCTCGAACCTATTGTTAATCTGGATATCGAGATTCCGGATGAATACATGGGTGACGTCATCGGTGATTTAAATAGCAGGCGTGGTAAAGTCCTGGGGATGGAATCAAAAGGGGCAAACAGGATTGTAAAAGGACAGGTCCCTCTTGCTGAAATACTGAGATATGCACCTGATATCCGATCAATGACAAGCGGGAGAGGAACGTTTACCTATGAGCACTCGCATTATGAAGAGGTTCCGCCCTTTTTTGCAGAGAAAATAATAGCCGAGTCGAAGAAGGAACAACAGTAA
- the rpsB gene encoding 30S ribosomal protein S2, with amino-acid sequence MANISMKLLLEAGVHFGHQTNKWNPKMKQYIFGARNGIYIIDLQQTVGMFKAAYDFVVDLVARGGEILFVGTKKQSQEAIKEEAERCGMPYVNQRWLGGMLTNFHTVSKRIDRLNTLEKMFLDESVKAFPKKEIMKLQKEMNKLEKVLGGIKKIKRPPRGLFVVDPKRESIAVKEAQKLKIPLIAIVDTNCDPDDIDYVIPGNDDAIRAIKLFASKIADAVIEGKKVFDENIQADTDKEVQAEVLGQSEDPESDVPESVETKDGITDY; translated from the coding sequence ATGGCAAATATTTCCATGAAATTGTTACTTGAGGCGGGCGTCCACTTTGGTCACCAGACGAATAAGTGGAATCCAAAGATGAAACAGTACATATTTGGGGCGAGAAACGGTATTTATATCATAGATCTGCAGCAGACCGTAGGAATGTTTAAGGCCGCTTATGATTTTGTTGTTGATCTGGTGGCAAGAGGAGGAGAAATTCTCTTTGTCGGAACCAAAAAGCAATCTCAGGAAGCCATAAAAGAAGAGGCAGAAAGGTGCGGGATGCCTTATGTCAATCAGCGCTGGTTAGGTGGAATGCTTACCAATTTTCATACCGTCAGTAAGAGGATTGATAGGCTCAACACCTTGGAAAAAATGTTTTTAGATGAAAGCGTTAAGGCCTTTCCCAAAAAGGAGATTATGAAGCTTCAGAAAGAGATGAACAAGCTTGAAAAAGTCCTGGGAGGTATAAAGAAGATAAAACGACCTCCTCGAGGCTTGTTCGTCGTAGATCCAAAGAGAGAGAGTATTGCCGTCAAGGAAGCACAAAAGTTAAAAATTCCCCTAATAGCTATTGTAGATACCAATTGTGATCCAGATGACATTGATTATGTCATCCCGGGAAATGATGATGCCATTAGGGCAATAAAGCTTTTTGCTTCAAAGATTGCAGATGCAGTGATTGAGGGCAAAAAGGTGTTTGATGAAAATATTCAGGCTGATACTGACAAGGAAGTACAGGCTGAAGTTTTAGGGCAAAGTGAAGATCCGGAATCAGATGTTCCTGAATCTGTCGAAACAAAGGATGGAATAACTGATTATTAG